In Gemella massiliensis, a single window of DNA contains:
- a CDS encoding Ig-like domain-containing protein translates to MLRRNIMFNKKNATQKNWRMIKKGKNILFSCSLVLTSGVGALATQSSSAALAKDTAKVDTVSAETSTKSLSSEKKVENVGEGSRSIKSGESNGTTHTGNNAGGVNYLLNGQVTPAPTVNTTYSNTSINIKIATVASTDRELTGTGKPGATINVKIKGHVVYNAKVDNSGKWVVKLTQGLNNNAGDGATLTDKDGITVTQTLNGVESTEVNVFVSIGHSNVEASSLSADSKSLIAGQKEVTVKVPHDVGMGYFQYKNDANVDSQLGFKRDSLNSPWVSVDESKGKVKSYSSDGFYDTVVLEMKQKIKEGTNGASSTSNAVENGYSSLDGWKKINVVNEAPTITSKVTGNKKEVVKGTSLDLMSLITVADKEDNANATIGTPVHAEVVSVNGDVNTKTVDTNKLGSYSVVYKAIDSQGKASTVTITVEVKKTPTPPVPQVAANDDGSVEITPQGDTDKVEIKYTDENNQPRTITVKKGSDNKWKVEGTTPTGVTVDEATGKVTLPKEAVKDNSQVTADATKGDSDKATQTETAKSNKETIVPELQIPYDNPTLKEIYVYATEETNITLKATDNSGKLVQFGLKLPVSGSWDDQMNGNSQYALYLKADKITTETTATVANPASITVTGKVPKGKYTAGTGFTRFLYAKDEAGNETTKTYENKPSVNGYIRFIVKEQTSKYDAKAPATPILVTEPTADITKIEEAVKNANSTFKDKIGSVTLSVDGSKVIVTYNDGSTDELDAQKVFVVKQKTPLAPKVEAKDNGVVEVTPQGDADKTEVKYTDENGASQTVIVKKGADGKWKAEGTTPAGVTVDETTGKVTLSANVVKDNTEVSATATNGNSDPSEVAKAQAKKPVEAPKEVKIKEFKHGDTSVTITPEDKPDLIFLGVKGKEAKLEKQADGKYKVVSNQANVTVEEQADGSIKLTLPTGETFAAGDRVVTRAENKDNTMPKGTRPSQEVSGYAGLNPITTKVPVKNPSSLTDEEKAKVKEEVKKANPGMEEADIEVEANGDVTYNHKGAGSDAKQPLKLTNTVKPADANNVKDPETKTPVKDASNLTDEEKAKVEEAVKKANPTATKVEVGQDGTTTVTFPDGSTTTITPDKTVKSADANNVKDPEVTPVKDPSNLTDEEKVKVEEAVKKANPTATKVEVGQDGTTTVTFPDGSTATITPDKTIKSADANGVKDPETKTPVKDASX, encoded by the coding sequence ATGTTAAGGAGGAATATTATGTTTAATAAAAAGAATGCTACACAAAAAAATTGGCGAATGATCAAAAAGGGGAAAAATATCCTATTTAGCTGTTCGCTTGTTCTCACGTCCGGAGTAGGTGCTTTAGCAACTCAATCGTCTTCAGCAGCTTTGGCGAAGGATACAGCTAAGGTAGATACGGTTTCAGCCGAAACATCAACAAAGTCGTTAAGTTCTGAGAAGAAAGTAGAAAATGTAGGAGAGGGAAGTAGAAGTATTAAATCCGGAGAATCTAACGGGACAACTCATACCGGTAACAATGCAGGTGGTGTGAATTATCTTTTAAATGGACAAGTAACTCCCGCTCCAACTGTAAATACTACTTATTCTAACACATCAATAAATATTAAAATAGCAACAGTAGCCTCAACCGATAGAGAATTAACGGGGACAGGTAAGCCTGGAGCTACTATTAATGTTAAAATTAAGGGACATGTTGTTTATAATGCAAAAGTAGATAATTCAGGGAAATGGGTTGTTAAACTTACGCAAGGTTTAAATAATAATGCCGGAGATGGAGCTACCCTTACTGATAAAGATGGAATAACTGTTACACAAACGCTTAATGGTGTAGAAAGTACAGAAGTGAATGTATTTGTTTCTATCGGTCATTCAAATGTTGAAGCATCATCTTTATCAGCTGATAGCAAAAGTTTAATTGCCGGACAAAAGGAAGTTACTGTAAAAGTACCGCATGACGTTGGTATGGGTTATTTCCAATATAAAAATGATGCTAACGTAGATAGTCAACTTGGTTTTAAACGAGATTCTTTAAATTCGCCTTGGGTTTCTGTTGATGAGTCAAAAGGGAAAGTAAAATCATATAGCTCAGATGGTTTTTATGATACAGTTGTTCTCGAAATGAAACAAAAAATAAAAGAAGGTACTAATGGCGCATCTTCTACATCAAATGCCGTAGAAAACGGTTATTCGAGTCTTGATGGCTGGAAGAAAATTAATGTTGTAAATGAAGCGCCGACTATTACTTCAAAAGTAACAGGAAATAAAAAAGAAGTTGTTAAAGGTACTTCTTTAGATTTAATGTCACTTATAACTGTTGCTGATAAAGAAGATAATGCAAATGCTACAATAGGAACACCTGTTCATGCAGAGGTGGTATCTGTTAATGGTGATGTAAATACAAAAACAGTTGATACAAACAAACTTGGAAGTTATAGTGTTGTTTATAAAGCGATTGACAGCCAAGGTAAGGCATCAACAGTTACAATTACAGTAGAAGTTAAGAAAACGCCTACTCCGCCCGTACCACAAGTAGCGGCAAATGATGACGGAAGTGTGGAAATTACTCCACAAGGAGATACTGATAAGGTAGAAATAAAATATACAGATGAAAATAACCAACCACGAACAATAACTGTTAAAAAAGGTTCAGATAATAAATGGAAAGTTGAAGGAACAACACCGACAGGAGTAACAGTTGACGAAGCAACCGGAAAAGTAACATTACCTAAAGAAGCGGTAAAAGACAATTCACAAGTAACAGCTGATGCAACAAAGGGAGACAGTGACAAAGCTACACAAACTGAAACAGCAAAAAGTAATAAAGAAACTATAGTACCGGAACTTCAAATACCTTATGATAACCCAACATTAAAAGAAATTTACGTATACGCTACTGAAGAAACAAATATTACACTAAAAGCCACAGACAACTCAGGGAAATTAGTTCAATTTGGTTTGAAATTACCGGTGAGCGGCTCTTGGGATGATCAAATGAATGGTAATAGCCAATATGCGTTATATCTAAAAGCTGATAAAATAACAACAGAAACAACTGCAACAGTAGCTAATCCGGCATCAATCACAGTAACAGGTAAGGTGCCTAAAGGGAAATACACTGCAGGTACAGGATTTACTCGCTTTTTATATGCAAAAGATGAAGCAGGGAATGAAACAACAAAAACATATGAAAATAAACCATCAGTAAATGGTTATATTCGTTTTATTGTAAAAGAACAAACAAGTAAATACGATGCCAAAGCACCGGCAACACCAATTCTTGTAACTGAACCGACAGCGGATATTACTAAAATCGAAGAAGCTGTAAAAAATGCCAATAGTACATTTAAAGATAAAATAGGTAGTGTAACACTATCTGTTGATGGTAGTAAAGTAATTGTAACTTATAATGACGGTAGTACAGATGAGTTAGATGCACAAAAAGTATTTGTAGTTAAACAAAAAACGCCACTTGCACCAAAAGTAGAAGCAAAAGATAATGGTGTTGTAGAGGTGACACCACAAGGTGATGCAGACAAAACAGAAGTAAAATATACAGATGAAAATGGAGCATCACAAACAGTAATCGTTAAAAAAGGTGCTGACGGAAAATGGAAAGCAGAAGGAACAACGCCGGCAGGAGTAACAGTTGACGAAACAACCGGAAAAGTAACATTATCGGCAAATGTGGTGAAAGATAATACAGAAGTAAGTGCAACAGCAACAAACGGTAACAGTGACCCATCAGAAGTGGCTAAAGCCCAAGCTAAAAAACCGGTAGAAGCACCAAAAGAAGTAAAAATAAAAGAATTTAAACATGGTGACACAAGCGTAACAATTACACCTGAAGACAAACCGGACTTAATTTTCTTAGGTGTAAAAGGAAAAGAAGCTAAACTGGAAAAACAAGCAGACGGAAAATACAAAGTAGTATCAAATCAAGCAAATGTGACGGTAGAAGAACAAGCAGACGGAAGTATTAAATTAACATTACCGACCGGAGAAACATTTGCAGCAGGCGACAGAGTTGTAACAAGAGCGGAAAATAAAGATAATACAATGCCGAAAGGAACAAGACCGTCACAAGAAGTAAGTGGCTATGCTGGCTTAAATCCTATAACAACTAAAGTACCTGTTAAAAATCCAAGTAGTTTGACGGACGAAGAAAAAGCCAAAGTAAAAGAAGAAGTTAAAAAAGCAAATCCGGGAATGGAAGAAGCTGATATAGAAGTGGAAGCTAACGGAGATGTAACATATAACCATAAAGGAGCGGGTTCAGACGCAAAACAACCGCTTAAATTAACCAATACGGTAAAACCTGCAGATGCAAATAACGTTAAAGATCCTGAAACAAAAACACCTGTAAAAGATGCAAGCAACTTAACAGATGAGGAAAAAGCAAAAGTCGAAGAAGCAGTTAAGAAAGCGAACCCTACAGCAACAAAAGTAGAGGTAGGACAAGACGGAACAACAACAGTAACATTCCCAGACGGAAGTACGACAACAATAACTCCTGATAAAACAGTTAAGTCAGCAGATGCAAATAACGTTAAAGATCCTGAGGTAACACCTGTAAAAGATCCAAGTAACTTAACAGACGAAGAAAAAGTAAAAGTCGAAGAAGCAGTTAAGAAAGCGAACCCTACAGCAACAAAAGTAGAAGTAGGACAAGATGGAACAACAACAGTAACATTCCCAGACGGTTCAACAGCAACAATAACTCCTGACAAAACAATAAAATCAGCGGACGCAAACGGAGTAAAAGATCCTGAAACAAAAACACCTGTAAAAGATGCAAGCNCCTGA
- a CDS encoding KH domain-containing protein yields the protein MEELIYNIVSEIVAHKDEIKIEKLVKNAREHYILTVHPEDCGRVIGKKGMVINAIRTVLNSTTFSKKVYLDLVE from the coding sequence ATGGAAGAATTAATTTATAATATTGTCAGTGAAATAGTTGCACATAAAGATGAAATCAAAATAGAAAAATTGGTAAAAAATGCACGTGAACATTATATTTTAACCGTTCACCCCGAAGACTGCGGACGTGTTATCGGTAAAAAAGGTATGGTCATTAATGCGATTCGTACTGTACTAAATTCAACGACATTTAGCAAAAAAGTATATTTAGATTTAGTGGAGTAA
- the leuS gene encoding leucine--tRNA ligase — MVYNHRVIEKKWQKYWEENKTFKTLENHSKEKFFALDMFPYPSGAGLHVGHPEGYTATDILSRYKRANGYNVLHPMGWDAFGLPAEQYALDTGNDPRDFTKKNIDTFRRQIKELGFSYDWDREVNTTDPKYYKWTQWIFKKLYEKGLAYVDEVPVNWCPALGTVLSNEEVIDGKSERGGHPVERRPMRQWVLKITEYAEQLLADLDILDWPESLKAMQRNWIGKSVGAEIDFKIDKTEESFTVFTTRADTLFGASYCVLAPEHKLVEKIVTAEQRFVVDEYLDIVKHKSDLDRTDLNKDKTGVFTGAYAINPVNNEKLPIWIADYVLVSYGTGAVMAVPAHDERDYEFATKFNLPIKAVIKDSGEVVVPFYGDGKHINSDFINGLNNEDAKVKVIEFLENNGVGRSKVTYKLRDWLFSRQRYWGEPIPIIHWEDGTMTTVPDSELPLLLPETDNIKPSGTGESPLANIEDWLNVVDSKTGKKGKRETNTMPQWAGSCWYYLRYIDPHNDEMFADPEKLKYWLPVDVYIGGAEHAVLHLLYARFWHKVLYDLGLVPTREPFQKLFNQGMILAEGKDGRPEKMSKSKGNVVNPDDIIISHGADTLRVYEMFMGPLDASIAWSENGLDGSRRFLDRVYRLFVDEETGMVNNKVKDKDNSKLEISYNYTVKKVSEDIETMQFNTAISQLMVFVNDCYKAEYIPRKYALGFIQLLAPFAPHLAEEMWSIYGNNKSISYISWPTFDDSKLVSDNVEIVVQLMGKVKTKLGVKKDLTSAELEQTVLENAEVKKLLAGKNIIKVIVVPGRLVNIVAK; from the coding sequence ATGGTATATAATCATAGAGTTATAGAAAAGAAATGGCAAAAATATTGGGAAGAAAATAAAACATTTAAAACATTAGAAAATCATAGTAAAGAAAAATTTTTTGCATTGGATATGTTCCCTTATCCGTCGGGAGCAGGGTTACATGTTGGACATCCGGAAGGATATACGGCGACAGATATATTAAGCCGTTATAAACGAGCAAACGGCTATAACGTCTTACACCCGATGGGGTGGGATGCTTTCGGTTTACCGGCTGAACAATATGCGCTCGATACCGGAAATGATCCGAGAGATTTCACAAAAAAAAATATTGATACATTCCGTCGCCAAATTAAAGAATTAGGATTTTCTTACGACTGGGATCGTGAGGTTAACACAACAGATCCGAAATATTATAAATGGACACAGTGGATTTTTAAAAAATTATATGAAAAAGGTTTGGCGTATGTTGACGAAGTACCTGTCAACTGGTGTCCGGCTTTGGGAACGGTGTTGTCAAACGAAGAGGTAATTGACGGGAAATCGGAACGTGGTGGGCATCCGGTAGAACGTCGACCTATGCGTCAATGGGTTCTAAAAATTACCGAATATGCTGAACAACTATTAGCTGATCTTGATATTCTTGATTGGCCGGAGAGTTTAAAAGCAATGCAACGCAACTGGATTGGGAAATCTGTCGGAGCGGAGATTGATTTTAAAATCGATAAAACGGAAGAAAGTTTTACAGTATTTACAACACGTGCGGATACTTTGTTCGGAGCGTCTTATTGTGTACTTGCCCCCGAGCATAAATTAGTGGAAAAAATTGTAACTGCCGAACAGCGTTTTGTTGTAGATGAATACTTAGATATTGTTAAGCACAAATCGGATTTGGACAGAACAGATCTTAATAAAGATAAAACCGGGGTTTTCACCGGAGCATACGCAATTAATCCGGTAAATAATGAAAAATTACCAATCTGGATAGCAGATTATGTGCTTGTTTCATATGGTACCGGTGCTGTAATGGCGGTACCTGCACATGATGAACGTGATTACGAATTTGCTACAAAATTCAACTTACCTATAAAGGCTGTTATTAAAGATAGCGGTGAGGTGGTTGTACCGTTTTACGGTGACGGTAAGCATATCAATTCAGATTTTATCAATGGTTTAAATAATGAAGATGCTAAAGTAAAAGTAATAGAATTTTTGGAAAATAACGGAGTTGGACGCAGCAAGGTAACATATAAACTTCGTGATTGGTTGTTTTCAAGACAGCGTTATTGGGGAGAACCTATTCCGATTATCCATTGGGAAGATGGCACTATGACAACCGTGCCGGATAGCGAACTGCCGTTATTACTACCGGAAACCGATAATATAAAACCATCAGGGACGGGAGAATCACCGCTGGCGAATATTGAAGATTGGTTAAATGTTGTAGATTCTAAAACCGGTAAAAAAGGAAAACGTGAAACAAATACAATGCCGCAATGGGCAGGCTCATGTTGGTACTACTTGCGATATATTGATCCGCATAATGATGAAATGTTTGCAGATCCTGAAAAATTGAAATACTGGTTACCTGTTGATGTATATATCGGGGGAGCTGAGCATGCTGTCTTACATCTGCTGTACGCACGTTTTTGGCATAAAGTGCTTTATGATTTAGGCTTAGTTCCGACTCGTGAACCGTTCCAAAAACTATTTAACCAAGGTATGATTTTAGCGGAAGGAAAAGACGGACGTCCGGAAAAAATGTCAAAATCAAAAGGAAACGTTGTTAATCCCGATGATATTATTATCTCTCATGGAGCAGATACATTGCGTGTTTATGAAATGTTTATGGGGCCGTTAGATGCCTCTATCGCTTGGAGTGAAAATGGACTTGACGGATCACGCCGTTTCTTGGATAGAGTATATCGTCTGTTTGTTGACGAAGAAACCGGTATGGTAAATAACAAAGTTAAAGACAAGGATAATTCTAAGTTGGAAATAAGTTATAACTACACTGTGAAAAAAGTATCAGAAGATATAGAAACAATGCAATTCAATACAGCCATTTCTCAACTTATGGTTTTTGTTAATGATTGTTACAAAGCGGAGTATATTCCACGTAAATATGCGTTAGGTTTTATCCAATTATTAGCACCGTTTGCCCCTCATTTAGCAGAAGAAATGTGGTCTATTTACGGAAACAATAAATCAATATCATATATCTCGTGGCCGACATTTGATGATAGCAAATTGGTTAGTGATAATGTAGAAATCGTTGTGCAATTAATGGGTAAAGTAAAAACTAAATTAGGAGTTAAAAAAGATTTAACATCTGCCGAATTAGAACAAACAGTATTGGAAAATGCTGAAGTTAAAAAACTGTTAGCAGGTAAAAATATTATTAAAGTAATTGTTGTCCCGGGTAGATTAGTCAATATAGTAGCAAAATAA
- a CDS encoding ABC transporter substrate-binding protein has product MKKGKFLKVFSSAMALSVILAGCSSSSNSGSKNSPKAKVEFKSSFDNGGSAVKDATLKFGILSPQPLTGLWNPIFADKAEDMYVNDAVMGGTFTVDKEGRIKQDNADDAVKFHLDREKKEVTLTIHDGVKWNNGEDLTTKDIVASYELMGNPKFTTNTRYNDAFEFIEGMKEYHSGSAKTISGLQVKDDKTIVIKYTQIRPSLLWGEGFIADFLNAKQVAEASKDFAKFAEADLNKKPLSYGAYYIAKEVNGESILAEANPHFYNKDKVKLNKIEFKVVSPSQASSLIKNGDIDYLAATPAVYENSKDLKNGTFLGETSRDMTYVGFKLGKFDKEKGENVVDPNAKLADKNLRQAFLYAVDRDQINEKVYKGIRFTPTGSGMYPPAVGKLVNENATAVKKDVEKAKKLLDDAGYKDTDGDGLREDKNGKKLTFNFAIRNTGADYDQALADTFIKSWKDVGLDVKLVDGKLMSPKDFASRVQADDPSIDIFQAGWEYGTNPNRQELLGKKAPLNLYRYTTDAFEESFKKQATDEMFDDNKLKEAYNKFDMEVAEELPFFPLSWNTNIYWFNKRVKSYDLEKVKKGDFKLYELELTANEGAK; this is encoded by the coding sequence ATGAAAAAAGGTAAGTTCTTAAAAGTATTTAGTTCGGCAATGGCGCTTTCGGTGATTTTAGCCGGTTGCTCAAGTTCAAGCAATTCAGGAAGTAAAAATTCACCAAAAGCAAAAGTTGAATTCAAATCAAGTTTTGATAATGGTGGTTCGGCTGTAAAAGATGCAACATTAAAATTTGGTATTCTTTCACCACAACCGTTAACCGGACTTTGGAATCCTATATTCGCAGATAAAGCAGAAGATATGTATGTTAATGATGCTGTTATGGGTGGAACTTTTACAGTCGATAAAGAAGGACGTATTAAACAAGATAATGCTGATGATGCGGTTAAATTCCATTTAGACAGAGAAAAAAAAGAAGTAACGTTAACTATTCATGACGGAGTTAAATGGAATAACGGAGAAGATTTAACAACAAAAGATATTGTTGCTTCATACGAACTTATGGGTAATCCTAAATTCACTACAAACACCCGATATAATGATGCTTTTGAATTTATTGAAGGTATGAAAGAATATCACTCAGGTAGTGCAAAAACAATTTCAGGCTTGCAAGTAAAAGACGATAAGACCATTGTAATTAAGTATACTCAAATTCGTCCATCATTGTTATGGGGAGAAGGATTTATCGCCGATTTCTTAAATGCAAAACAAGTAGCGGAAGCCTCTAAAGATTTTGCAAAATTTGCAGAAGCGGACTTAAACAAAAAACCGTTATCATATGGTGCTTACTATATTGCTAAAGAAGTAAATGGAGAAAGTATTCTTGCAGAAGCTAACCCGCACTTCTATAATAAAGACAAAGTAAAATTAAATAAAATTGAATTTAAGGTTGTATCACCGTCACAAGCAAGTTCTCTAATTAAAAATGGAGACATAGACTATTTGGCTGCTACGCCGGCTGTTTATGAAAACAGTAAAGATTTGAAAAACGGTACATTTTTAGGAGAAACTTCACGTGATATGACATATGTTGGATTTAAACTAGGTAAATTCGACAAAGAAAAAGGAGAAAATGTTGTAGATCCGAATGCTAAATTAGCCGATAAAAACTTACGTCAGGCATTCTTATATGCGGTAGACCGTGACCAAATCAATGAAAAAGTTTATAAAGGTATTCGTTTTACACCGACAGGATCAGGTATGTATCCGCCGGCAGTAGGTAAATTGGTAAATGAAAATGCAACAGCCGTTAAAAAAGATGTTGAAAAAGCTAAAAAATTACTTGATGATGCAGGTTATAAAGATACCGACGGTGATGGATTACGTGAAGATAAAAACGGCAAAAAATTAACATTTAATTTTGCTATTCGTAATACCGGAGCTGACTATGACCAAGCATTAGCGGATACATTTATTAAATCATGGAAAGATGTTGGATTAGATGTAAAACTTGTTGACGGGAAATTAATGTCACCAAAAGACTTCGCTTCTCGTGTTCAAGCAGATGATCCGTCAATCGATATTTTCCAAGCCGGATGGGAATACGGAACAAATCCTAACCGTCAAGAGTTATTAGGTAAAAAAGCACCGTTAAACTTATACCGTTATACTACCGATGCTTTTGAAGAAAGTTTCAAAAAACAAGCAACCGATGAAATGTTTGATGATAATAAATTAAAAGAAGCATATAATAAGTTTGATATGGAAGTAGCAGAAGAACTACCATTCTTCCCATTAAGTTGGAACACAAATATTTATTGGTTCAATAAACGTGTTAAATCTTATGATTTAGAAAAAGTTAAAAAAGGTGATTTTAAACTATACGAGTTGGAATTAACCGCTAACGAAGGTGCAAAATAA
- a CDS encoding ABC transporter substrate-binding protein translates to MEKRKMLKVVSSAMALTMLLAGCSSASNKTGGSKSAVEFKTSVDNGGTAVSNGKLKVGILSSDPLTGMFNPVFYLQATDLYVMEDTMTATFSTDKSYRMKQDNSDDPVMFHMDRDKKEVTLTVNKDLKWSNGKDVTADDIIATYNLMGNPKYSDNVRYSDEFEVIEGMKEYHDGKASSISGISKKDDKTVVIKYKEIKPALLWGTGFITTFLNKDQVEAASKDFTKFSEAELNTKPLSYGPYYFDKVVNGESVLAKANPHFYKKDDVKVKEIEYKVISPAQASAAIKNGDVDYMKAITTGVYDSIKDAKNGTVLGQSDFYMSYVGFKLGKFDKETGKNVVDPNAKAADVRVRQAFGYAVDWDQINEKVFKGLRFTATDSGLYPPRVEMFHNKDGKKFTKDTEKAKKLLDEAGLKDTDGDGLREDKNGKKLTFNFAIRNTGQDFDQTLADTFIKSWKEVGLDVKLVDGKLMAPKDWSRRVTADDPSIDIFQGAWGLGTDPNPSELVGTTAPLNYTRYTSDTLNKDLAALSTQEMFDDNKLKEAYKKFDSDYANEIPWLPFSWTNEMTWINKRIKNIDIAKLSLGEMKLYQLELTSDDSAKG, encoded by the coding sequence ATGGAAAAAAGAAAAATGTTAAAGGTTGTTAGTTCTGCTATGGCGCTCACTATGTTACTTGCAGGTTGTTCAAGTGCAAGTAACAAAACCGGTGGGAGTAAATCTGCCGTAGAATTTAAAACATCTGTTGATAATGGAGGAACAGCGGTAAGTAACGGAAAACTTAAAGTCGGTATTCTAAGTTCTGATCCACTAACAGGTATGTTTAACCCTGTATTTTATTTACAAGCAACAGATCTTTATGTCATGGAAGATACAATGACAGCAACATTCTCAACAGATAAATCATATAGAATGAAACAAGATAATAGTGATGATCCTGTAATGTTCCACATGGATAGAGATAAAAAAGAAGTTACATTAACCGTTAATAAAGATTTAAAATGGAGCAACGGTAAAGATGTAACGGCAGATGATATTATTGCAACTTATAATTTAATGGGTAACCCGAAATATTCTGATAACGTACGTTACAGCGATGAATTTGAAGTTATTGAAGGTATGAAAGAATATCATGACGGAAAAGCAAGCAGTATTTCAGGAATTAGCAAAAAAGACGATAAAACAGTTGTGATTAAATATAAAGAAATTAAACCTGCGTTATTATGGGGTACAGGATTTATAACCACATTCCTTAACAAAGATCAAGTAGAAGCTGCTTCAAAAGATTTTACAAAATTCTCTGAAGCCGAACTGAATACAAAACCATTATCATACGGCCCTTATTACTTTGATAAAGTAGTAAACGGAGAAAGTGTTTTAGCGAAAGCAAATCCTCATTTCTACAAAAAAGATGATGTTAAAGTTAAAGAAATTGAATATAAAGTTATCTCTCCTGCCCAAGCGAGTGCGGCAATTAAAAATGGCGATGTTGATTATATGAAAGCAATAACAACAGGGGTTTATGATAGTATTAAAGATGCTAAAAACGGAACAGTTTTAGGGCAATCGGACTTCTATATGTCATATGTCGGCTTTAAACTTGGTAAATTTGATAAAGAAACAGGTAAAAATGTCGTAGATCCTAATGCGAAAGCGGCAGATGTCAGAGTGCGTCAAGCGTTCGGTTATGCAGTTGATTGGGATCAAATCAACGAAAAAGTCTTTAAAGGATTGCGTTTTACAGCTACTGATTCAGGGTTATATCCTCCACGTGTAGAAATGTTCCACAATAAAGACGGTAAAAAATTTACCAAAGATACAGAAAAAGCGAAAAAATTATTAGATGAAGCCGGTCTGAAAGATACTGACGGTGACGGATTACGTGAAGATAAAAACGGTAAAAAATTAACATTTAACTTCGCAATTCGTAACACAGGGCAGGATTTCGACCAAACATTAGCTGATACATTTATCAAATCATGGAAAGAAGTTGGACTGGATGTAAAACTTGTTGACGGAAAACTAATGGCACCTAAAGACTGGTCACGTCGTGTAACAGCGGATGATCCAAGTATTGATATTTTCCAAGGTGCATGGGGCTTAGGAACCGATCCGAACCCTAGTGAATTGGTGGGAACTACTGCACCGTTAAATTATACACGTTATACCAGTGATACTTTGAACAAAGACTTGGCGGCACTTAGTACACAAGAAATGTTCGATGATAACAAATTAAAAGAAGCATACAAAAAATTCGACAGTGATTATGCTAATGAAATACCATGGTTACCATTCAGTTGGACAAATGAAATGACATGGATTAATAAACGTATTAAAAATATTGATATAGCAAAATTGAGTTTAGGAGAAATGAAATTATATCAATTAGAACTTACATCAGATGACAGTGCAAAAGGATAG
- a CDS encoding ABC transporter permease: protein MSKAKETTVTTKTPSGFSVVAREFKKDKGAFASLIVLSAIILFVIVFNIYIRVTDLYDSYFNVDLLNIFLKPGEDGFLLGTDVGGHSVFGWLMMGMLNSILIAVAVTVITITFGTTVGLVIAYYGGRVDNIVMRFVDFMVIIPILMVIIVFVSIKRNYGIVLFILILAAFAWMSSTRLVRSKALSESRRDYVLASKTMGTPDWKIMLKGILPNISSIIVVEATLTLAANMGIEVGLTYLGFGLPAGTPSIGTMLSYAKDADVLINKMYIWLPAALAILIIVLCINSIGGALKRSLDARQRL, encoded by the coding sequence ATGTCAAAAGCTAAAGAAACAACAGTTACAACAAAAACTCCTTCCGGATTTTCGGTTGTAGCACGTGAGTTTAAAAAAGATAAAGGTGCATTTGCATCGTTAATCGTGTTATCGGCGATTATATTATTTGTTATTGTTTTTAATATTTACATAAGAGTAACGGATCTTTATGATAGTTATTTTAATGTGGATTTACTGAATATTTTCTTAAAACCCGGTGAAGATGGCTTTTTACTTGGAACGGACGTAGGTGGTCATTCTGTTTTCGGTTGGCTTATGATGGGTATGCTCAACTCAATTTTGATTGCGGTTGCCGTTACAGTAATTACGATTACTTTCGGAACGACTGTCGGGTTGGTAATAGCCTATTACGGTGGACGTGTCGATAATATTGTTATGCGTTTTGTAGACTTTATGGTAATTATTCCGATTCTAATGGTAATTATAGTATTCGTTAGTATTAAGCGTAATTACGGTATTGTGTTATTTATCTTAATACTGGCAGCGTTCGCTTGGATGAGTTCAACACGTTTAGTACGAAGTAAAGCACTTAGTGAATCACGTCGTGACTATGTTCTTGCCTCAAAAACTATGGGAACACCGGATTGGAAAATTATGTTAAAAGGGATATTGCCTAATATCAGTTCGATTATTGTTGTAGAAGCAACTTTAACCTTAGCTGCTAATATGGGTATTGAAGTTGGATTGACATACCTTGGTTTCGGTCTTCCGGCAGGGACACCGAGTATCGGGACAATGTTATCTTATGCCAAAGATGCCGATGTACTTATTAATAAAATGTATATCTGGTTACCGGCAGCCCTTGCGATTTTAATTATTGTTTTATGTATTAATTCAATCGGTGGAGCATTAAAACGTAGTTTAGATGCAAGACAAAGATTATAG